A single window of Gossypium hirsutum isolate 1008001.06 chromosome A10, Gossypium_hirsutum_v2.1, whole genome shotgun sequence DNA harbors:
- the LOC107897400 gene encoding NDR1/HIN1-like protein 13 yields MTDRVYPSSKQPTNGTAPTTTSAAASANPSFPATKSQLYGASRPLYRPQTKRHRYRRSCCCSCCLWTTILILVLILLVAIAGAILYVLYRPHRPTFTVSSLKVSTLNVTSASKVITNIHLNVTAKNPNKKLIYIYDPITISLITNDEIDIGKGSLGSFVHGNKNTTLLKAAITSSNRQELDEASAGKLRSGLKSKKGLPLKIKLDTKVKAKMGALKTPKVGIRVFCEGIKATAPKGKSATIASTSNTKCKVDLRIKIWKWIL; encoded by the coding sequence ATGACTGACAGGGTTTACCCTTCATCCAAACAACCCACAAATGGCACCGCCCCCACCACCACCTCCGCCGCCGCTTCCGCCAACCCGTCGTTTCCCGCCACTAAATCTCAACTCTATGGAGCCTCTCGCCCTCTATACCGTCCACAAACCAAGCGCCACCGTTACCGCCGCTCATGCTGTTGTTCTTGTTGCCTTTGGACCACAATACTTATCCTTGTTCTTATCCTCCTAGTCGCCATAGCTGGTGCTATCTTATACGTCCTTTACCGTCCCCACCGCCCTACTTTCACGGTCTCCTCCCTCAAGGTCTCGACCCTTAATGTAACCTCAGCTTCCAAGGTCATCACCAACATCCACCTTAACGTCACCGCCAAAAACCCTAACAAAAAGCTCATCTACATTTACGACCCAATCACCATATCTCTTATCACAAACGACGAGATCGACATAGGGAAGGGTTCCTTGGGTTCGTTCGTGCATGGCAATAAAAACACGACTCTTTTGAAAGCTGCCATAACAAGTAGCAACAGGCAAGAACTTGATGAGGCGTCAGCTGGCAAGTTAAGGAGTGGTTTGAAGAGCAAGAAGGGTCTGCCATTAAAGATAAAGCTGGACACTAAAGTGAAAGCAAAGATGGGAGCACTGAAGACCCCCAAGGTTGGGATTAGGGTTTTTTGTGAAGGGATTAAAGCTACTGCTCCCAAGGGGAAATCAGCAACAATAGCTTCAACTTCTAATACAAAGTGTAAGGTTGATTTGAGGATTAAGATCTGGAAATGGATTTTATGA